gagagggttatgtatagtttatgaaaccataggagggttatataaaaaaatattaaaccaCAGGGGATAAATTGTAATTTGCCCTTAATATTTAAAAGTGTATTCTGATAAAAATTATTTAGCGAATTGTAAgtgacgttttgaacgatttttctagcataaattttaaattatcaGGTGAGTTTGTAACAAGTAGGAGTTTCTAAAAGATAAGAGTTTGATATATAAATTAAATTTGAGATAATCCTGTATTGAGAGTCGACAAAGACCAGCACTTGCGCATTTGTTTACCCTATTGCATCAGGTAATGACTTGGACGCAGAAGTAAGAAGCATACCGGGCATGGAAGGATTGTTAAGGCGTCGCGATCTTCCGGACTTCTGCAGGCGTGATTGCACGGCTGACCGTAGTGCCCAACTGGTGATGGCAGAAATTCGAAACATTCCACGGGCGGCTGGGCTTATACTGAATACGTTTGAAGCCCTCGAAGGGCCCTTTCTTTCCCATATACATTCTCAAGCTCCTAATTTGTATGCCATTGGGCCATTACAACTTCATCTGAAGACAAAACTTGCAGCTCAATCCAGAGAACTACCAGCAGCTGTATCAAACAGCTTCTGGGTAGAAGATGCCAGTTGCCTATGCTGGCTGGACAGCCAACCATTGAAGTCTGTAATTTATATAAGCTTTGGAAGCCTCAGAAACATAACTAAGGATGAGTTTTTAGAATTTTGGCATGGAATAGTAAACAGTGGACAGAGGTTTCTTTGGGTCATCAGGCCAGGCTCTATCAATGGACAGAAGTTGGAGCAGCATGATGACTTCTTGAAGGAACTGAACGAAGATACAAAAGAAAGGGGCCTGATTTTGAGTTGGGTTCCACAAGAAGAGGTGATAGGCCACCCGGCAATTGGTGGATTTCTAACTCATAGTGGATGGAACTCAACATTGGAAAGCATAATTGCTGGAGTTCCAATGATCTGCTGGCCATGCTATGTGGATCAGCAAGTGACTTCTAGGTTTGTGAGTGAAACTTGGACGCTCGGATTGGACATGAAAGATACTTGTAACAGATCCATCATTGAGAAAAAAATTAGGGATATAATTGAAAGAAGAAGTGATTTTGATCAATCGGCAGACAAGTGGTCAAAGTTGGCCAGACAAAGTGTTGCGGCGGGTGGGTCATCTCACTTTGATTTGGACCGTCTCATTAGAGACATCAAAATGCTGAGTCTCAAAGGAGATACAAATGCAAGTTTTCATTCTTAATTGTGTTGTGATGGGTCCCCAATTTGCAATGCTATGTAACGGGAGTTGGATCTAACAGTAAGGGTTAATTGTATTGGAACAtggggtaattttttttttttttttgccttttctgTTTACTTTCAACAATAAGTCACCATTCAATGAACTTTTATTTGTAGTTGGTAATACAAGTTCACTCGGTAAGCACTATCGCTTTCTCACAAAAGTTTGTGTATTCGAATCTCACTATCAATGTGAGAGTTGTGTTAGTGGATGATTTATTAAGAACCCTTATAAATGACTTATAGTCCTAGGGGTATGTTTTAACCCATGGTAGTGATCGAAATCGAATATCCTTCCCTCCATCACAAACCTTCTCCCTCTCATTTTTCCTCCTTTCCCTTGCCCCTCCCTCTTTCTCCCCTTTCCCTCCCTTGCACCCATTCCCTTCCTTTGCAACCCCTGATAGGGAAAAGCACCTCGAAAGAATCCATCAAAGAACCTAATATGAAAGTCAGGAActtaattttgacccaaaaactTAAACCATTAGGTTTCAGGTCCTTACTTACCTATTAACTACTCTTTCTCCGTCTCTTGAACCAATGTAGAGAAGTGAACGTGAGAGGAGCAAAGATAGTAGGGTGTAGGAGAGGGGGGAAAGGGAAGGGAgatgaggaagaagaagagggaGGGGTGGTGATCGCAGGTGGAAAGTGGTGGTGGCAAGAGGTGGGGGTGATGGTGAAAAAAGAGATAAGGgtggtattttatttttatctgtTTATTTTTGTATAGAAAGTAGGTAAGTTTGCATTTGagagtttttatttatttatttggtgtATAGAAAAAAGATGAATTGTATTTGGGAGTCTTAGGTTGTTTTTGAGAATTTTATGAGCCCTAAAGGGTATAATAGGTATATTACCTAAAAAttggatttaaaaaattacttttCAGGTCAAGCACTTGCAATACGTACAGTTGTGTTAATCTCAAATTCGTTAATTTAAATGAATTTCATCGATTTTCATATTAGCTCAAACCATAGAGTACTCGATTGCATGATTTGAAGCTATAGAGGGACTTTTTTTTGTAGGTGTGTTTAACCACAAGGGACTTTTTTGCACTATGTCCTTCTATTTAACTCTAAGGGTACAATAGGCATTTCAACTGAAAAATTTGTTTGTTTCCGATGCAAATACTTGTAAAAGAGGCATGTGTATCTCAAATTTAGACGATTTTCATCATAAACTTAAATTAGTTTAAATCACAATGTACCAGAGTGTATGTTTTAAGACTATAAGGGACTTTTTATAGATTCTCTTAACAATAGGagatttttttgtatttttaccACAAAAAAAAACCTTCAGTGAACTTTTTACTTGAGCTTAATTCTTAGGCTTTATTTGGATTGTAGTTTTCtaacaaaaaatttttatgCTTTTCGTGAACACATCTCTCAATTActatttttatcttatatatatcaaattactACAATATACTTTTatacaaaaacttcaaaaagtAGCAGTCCAAATCTGACCTACCGTCATCcatgccttttctttttctccttatCCTGTTGTAAACTTTTCGGATGTTGATACTGATCTATGATAGCTGCAATTTGAAGTTACTGTTAGTCAGTTGCCTACATGAATGTGAATTTGATGTTTTCAACAAAAATAGTGTCGTCAAAAAGGACAAAAAGCCTTTTAtaacgaaaaaggaaaaaggcgACAAGATCACTGGGGATGAAAATGATGGCAACTGAAATTTGTAATCCTACCGCATCCCATCTTGGATGGCACAATATTCAATTCAGACCGACAATTTGCCAAGGTATTGGCAAAACCTCATTGATGGCTTCGTTTTGTAATAGTAAGTACTGGGTTTTTAGATTATCAAGGAATGACAATCACTACCAAGGTATTTTAAGTTTAAATGAAGATTATATGTTATTTGTCTAATCATGAGAGTGTATACACTGTGTACATAAAATTAACTcctatttttattcttcttttttagtaTTGCTATCAAAAGTGATGGAAAAATCACAAGATGCCTAAGGAAGCTAGATGGTGAGATAAAAAGTAAGGAAGCTAGAAtggacattttcaattatgaagataatcaaaacaaagctccaaaataagataaaagataatttcttgaatgattgcctaacaatgtacataaaaaaaTGAAGTTGTTCGAAAATTTAGCATTGATTCaattataaatgaatttagttctataaCAGAACGTAAAGCTCAATTTACATTTAATAAAAGAGGATGAAATTTCAAGTTAtgctaacataacttttatctttttttaattgaatatagttatatttatattgcatagttatatttttgtttttgcacaagtgacatattggagcatcttctcataatgtgcaatttaggtggtttgtgatgttataagatatttaatcaaaggttatttcttgtcttaattttagttatgactatgttacatatttatgaaatagacatacctttataattaaagttaatatttgatattttaagatgtcatatatttaaataaatgaaaattattttgaacataatatattaaggtaattttgttcgaaaaaattttggccccccaaAGGAAAAAATCCTAGCTCCGTCACTGTGCTACCTATCAAAACTCTTCTACGACTCTAAGGATTTTATATATACAAAAGATTGTTGTCAAAATCACaaaggaataaaaaataaagagcATAGCCACCAACCACGAATCCACCAGCATTGTCACAATTTGCTACTATGGAAGAAAGGGAAAGTGAAAAGAGAAAGACAAAGTAAATAGGATTAGTAAAggcatagttattaaatccgACTGACAAGAAATCCCGTAAAGGGATCAGTTTAATGGATTATTAGTTCAACTAGTGGGTTATTGATTGAATCGCTGGGTACtcatttaatatttataaatataaaatagtaattttaatatgcattaaatatataataaagtgcTTTTACGTACTAATTATTGTACTTAGAAAGATATATAATGaacatataaatattaatagaatatttaatttcattttatcatacttttacataaataaataatatagtcAAATATATAACAAAATTGTGTCACTTGTTTTCAAATATATAATTCTTTCGTCCCATTGAAAGTGTCCTACTTTCCATTTTTGGATGTTCCAAAATATTTGTCCCATTGAGAAAGTTAAAACATCTTTTTAGTCTCTCTTTCCAATATAACTCGTTCCTCTAATTATtaatattcaaattcaaattttgaatttgtgggagtaaaattggaaagaaaaacACAAACATCACAATCAAATCACTATTCTTAAAAGGCTGGATTCCCAAAATAAGATCAAATaattgggacggagggagtaacatcatttttttattgtagacaccaaaattttacctttttatttattttttttagttaaattttatattcatttatatttatttctttcaCTTctatttcttggaaaatcattttagaaaaataggaaaagaaaaggaaaaacaaaaaaaaggaaaaaagaaagaaacaaaaacaaaaaaatgaagaaagaaaagatcaattttcaaaaaaaaaaaaaaaagatgatggCAGATTCATGCGCGCGTGCATCATCTTCTCAACTCTCGTACAGAAGATGAGCATCATTTACAGAGATTTGCAGCGGTATTTTGATCCCAACCCACTCaatttttgttgcattttttctttccattagAGCCCCCCAGTACGAGGGACTGATCATCCTCCAATTCTTATCCCAAATCTACCATCTAAAGGCTCCAAATGATCCCCAAGAAACCCATCTTTCATCTACACCATTGCTGTAAGGGTTTAGGGAGCTTAGTTTCCTATAAAAGGAATAAAACGCAGCCAAGGATCATAGGATAACAAAAGAGAATAGAGGGAGGCGGctgagaaagaaaaacagagagaaaagagagaaaaacagaggaaaaagaagaagaaaaaagtgcAGAAATTTTTCTGCGGAAAGGTGAGCCAGGGTTGGAGATTCAGGGAACTTCCCAGCCATTTTCCAAACTCTTCAGTGCTTATTTTTGGAAGATTTCTTTTCCTGGATAATCTAGGTTGGTAGGGGAGGAAGTTTTATGTTGAGGTTTTTCATAAAATATGACCATAACACCTTCAAATCCGAGCCCATAGGTTCGCACTCCTTCACCAAAGCCTGCAAcctgtttctttcaaattttggtgaatttcaACCCTCTTCCTGTGGATTCCTACTGAGGTTTCGATTCCAAAGGCAGCAAAGGTGATGTGTTTCACTATCCTTTTGCTATCTAGATTAAATCCATGCCAAAATTATCCGGTCCtctctgcattttttttctttcttccttcttttgttGCATTCTCTTTGTTCATTTTTGTGGGATTGTAGGTTAGATTTTATTGTACAATTTCATGTTAATATACCAAGATTGAATCTTGATGATAGAGctatgtgattttgatgtttggttggggtTTTGATTGTGTCTGAGGGAGTGCGAAgggaaattacaaaaaaaaacttcCAGGGGCCTGTTTGGAAGTTGAGTTTTTACTCAAGTTTGTTTTATACTAGTTTTTTACCAACTTTAGCTACAGTAATCtaaaaaaacttctcaaagtttttacctacacacttcaaaatacccaaaacacaccaaaatttgaaagaaacaggTTGCAGGCTTTGGTGAAGGAGTGAGGACCTAGTgactttgggtttgaatttATCAGACGCTATGGTCGTATTTTCTGAAAAACCTCAACATGAAACTTCCTCCCTACCAACGTAGATTATCCAGGAAAAGAAATCTTCCCAAAATAAGCACTGAAGAGTTCGGAAAATGGCCGGGAAGTTCCCTGAATCTCCAACCCTGGCTCACCTTTCAGCAGAAaaatttctgcatttttttccttcttctttttcctctgtttttctctcttttctctctgtttttctttttcagccGTCTCCCTCTATTCTCTTTTGTTGTCCTATGAACCTTGGCTGCGTTTTATTCCTTTTATAGGAAACTAAGCTCCCTAATCATCAGAGAATCATCAGACGCTGCAAATCTGGGGGTCCAGTTGAGCGAAATGCTGAATAGGTTTAATGAGTTGAATGCAGAGATGGCAACACAGAGGTATATGACTGACCAACTGGTTTCGAACAATACTGGCGGTGTCCAAAATGAACATATACCTATCGAAGACAACCAACATGAGCTGGAGAACCTGCCACCCCACATGTCACACTATCAAACCACTTTCATTCCACCTTTCACAAGTTCACTTGAAGGTACTTTTACTTATCCCATCCCCAATTTACCACCCACCTACCCAAGCAATATTTTTGTCAACCCGATTAACCACCAGATTCCTCAAAGTCATCCACAAATCAACATGAACATGTCATCTAACCCTCAAGAACTCCACCACTCTGCCACAGAACCATTCATGTTGAACACCGCCTTTCATATGAAAGTCGAAACAAATCAACCCTCTGCCCCGATTGACAAAAATCTGCTAAAAAGACTGGACCGATACGATGAATTCATGAAAAAGAGCCAAGAATTGAACAAGCACGGAGGATTGGATTACGACGAACTTTGTGTTTTCCCGAATATGTAGTTGCCTATGGGTTTCAAAGCTCCTAAATTTAGCAAGTATGATGGAACCGAAAATTCGAAAACACATCTCTGAATGTTCGCAAAAAAGCTAGGGAAACCGGTAAATGACCAGAACCTACCTGTGCGTTTGTTCCCTAAAAATTTAGAAGGTGATGCCCTGAATTGGTATTCTAATTTGAAGCCGGAAGAGATGAGAACTTGGTTGGACCTATCTATAGCGGTCGTAAGGCAATATGAATACAATTGTGAGCTGGCCCCAACGAGAACCACGCTTGAGAGCACCAAGAGGAAGCCGTCGGAAGACCACGAGACATATGCCAAGCGTTGGAAGAAGTTGACTACAAAGGTGGAACCTCCCATGACCGAGGAGGAAATTATTTGCACATTTATCAAAGCCCATGACCCGCCGTACTTTGAGGAAATCTTTTATATGATTGGATGTTCATTTGCGGCCATTGTCAATAAATTGGAAGAATTTGTGAAGGTTGGAAAAATTGTTAATGTGTCAACATTGAACATGCAACTAGAAGCCCTGCAAGGACATAATAACAGTGGAAAGAAACCCCAATTTAAGAAGGAAGGAgaaactgcttttgtttggGACCAAGGCCCCTCAACTAGACCCAGATTTCCAGACCGCCCCACCTACTCATCTCCCTACCCGTATTACACAAACTCCCGTCCTATCTACTACACTACCGTCAACCATTCTCGACCTCGACCAAATTACGTAAATGTATCTGCACCAccctttcaaaattttcaaccaaacttgcaaaCTCGACCCCGACCCCCACATAACCCAAGACCCGTTTCGCCACACAGCCAAAcatataactattttcaatcCCTTGAAACCCAAAACCAAACTCAATTTTG
This sequence is a window from Coffea eugenioides isolate CCC68of chromosome 7, Ceug_1.0, whole genome shotgun sequence. Protein-coding genes within it:
- the LOC113777126 gene encoding 7-deoxyloganetic acid glucosyltransferase-like — its product is MDHQDELVPHVLIFPLPIQSPVNSMLKLAELLCLAGLHVTFLNTKHNHNRLLRCTNIQSRLDQYQGRFHLENVDDGIPDEDPRTVEQFAEILDSWQSVAEPFLRVVLSGERFSCNSSKRPPVTCIIADGLYYYVLDVAEEMGIPFIFFETISPCCLWVYMCIPKLIETGELPFKGNDLDAEVRSIPGMEGLLRRRDLPDFCRRDCTADRSAQLVMAEIRNIPRAAGLILNTFEALEGPFLSHIHSQAPNLYAIGPLQLHLKTKLAAQSRELPAAVSNSFWVEDASCLCWLDSQPLKSVIYISFGSLRNITKDEFLEFWHGIVNSGQRFLWVIRPGSINGQKLEQHDDFLKELNEDTKERGLILSWVPQEEVIGHPAIGGFLTHSGWNSTLESIIAGVPMICWPCYVDQQVTSRFVSETWTLGLDMKDTCNRSIIEKKIRDIIERRSDFDQSADKWSKLARQSVAAGGSSHFDLDRLIRDIKMLSLKGDTNASFHS